One genomic window of Solanum dulcamara chromosome 12, daSolDulc1.2, whole genome shotgun sequence includes the following:
- the LOC129876590 gene encoding GRF1-interacting factor 3-like isoform X1, with amino-acid sequence MQQPSPMIPMMPSFPSPNITTDQIQKYLDENKTLILAILDHQNLGKLAECAQYQAKLQKNLMYLAAIADAQPQSPPIPTQMSPHHAMQQGGFYMQHPQAAAMTQQQGMFTSQMPLQFNNPQQLQDQQQHQHQQLQRQQQRMQLGGANSGMHSTLSAASHSSQLTTSGAGDARGGNKQDNSEIEPSGADGQASSATVQGSEEPK; translated from the exons ATGCAGCAACCATCACCCATGATTCCAATGATGccttcttttccttctcctAATATCACTACTGACCAGATTCAAAag TACCTGGACGAGAACAAGACATTGATTTTGGCCATATTGGACCATCAAAATCTTGGGAAACTAGCTGAATGTGCACA GTACCAGGCTAAACTTCAGAAGAACTTGATGTACTTGGCCGCAATTGCTGATGCTCAACCACAATCACCACCTATTCCAACGCAA ATGTCTCCTCATCATGCAATGCAACAAGGAGGATTTTACATGCAGCACCCTCAGGCTGCCGCCATGACTCAACAACAGGGTATGTTTACTTCACAGATGCCACTGCAGTTTAACAACCCGCAGCAACTACAGGATCAGCAGCAGcatcaacatcaacaactaCAGAGACAGCAGCAACGTATGCAACTTGGAGGTGCCAACAGTGGAATGCACTCCACTCTCAGTGCTGCAAGTCATAGTAGCCAGCTTACAACTTCAGGCGCTGGTGATGCACGTGGAGGAAACAAACAAGACAACTCTGAAATTGAGCCTTCGGGTGCTGATGGTCAAGCTAGCTCCGCGACTGTCCAAGGTTCGGAAGAACCCAAGTGA
- the LOC129876590 gene encoding GRF1-interacting factor 3-like isoform X2, whose translation MQYLDENKTLILAILDHQNLGKLAECAQYQAKLQKNLMYLAAIADAQPQSPPIPTQMSPHHAMQQGGFYMQHPQAAAMTQQQGMFTSQMPLQFNNPQQLQDQQQHQHQQLQRQQQRMQLGGANSGMHSTLSAASHSSQLTTSGAGDARGGNKQDNSEIEPSGADGQASSATVQGSEEPK comes from the exons ATGCAGTACCTGGACGAGAACAAGACATTGATTTTGGCCATATTGGACCATCAAAATCTTGGGAAACTAGCTGAATGTGCACA GTACCAGGCTAAACTTCAGAAGAACTTGATGTACTTGGCCGCAATTGCTGATGCTCAACCACAATCACCACCTATTCCAACGCAA ATGTCTCCTCATCATGCAATGCAACAAGGAGGATTTTACATGCAGCACCCTCAGGCTGCCGCCATGACTCAACAACAGGGTATGTTTACTTCACAGATGCCACTGCAGTTTAACAACCCGCAGCAACTACAGGATCAGCAGCAGcatcaacatcaacaactaCAGAGACAGCAGCAACGTATGCAACTTGGAGGTGCCAACAGTGGAATGCACTCCACTCTCAGTGCTGCAAGTCATAGTAGCCAGCTTACAACTTCAGGCGCTGGTGATGCACGTGGAGGAAACAAACAAGACAACTCTGAAATTGAGCCTTCGGGTGCTGATGGTCAAGCTAGCTCCGCGACTGTCCAAGGTTCGGAAGAACCCAAGTGA